Proteins encoded in a region of the Panicum hallii strain FIL2 chromosome 3, PHallii_v3.1, whole genome shotgun sequence genome:
- the LOC112884607 gene encoding WRKY transcription factor 55-like codes for MDCCVADREHAVEVVVQVYERIKIQQPLLLVHCSSLPPSATTQLAQSLLSEALRALNVALSVMNQQPSPAPATPTSVVVKAERQLLSSSSPSHGAAPDPGEAIPIMARRGKRRRTTVEAGGKTSSWAGLTTVPYEDGYEWRKYGEKKINGTSFTRSYFRCTYKDDTGCLATKHVQQKDSSDPPVFQVTYNSKHTCNNSCTATAANSSERVISINPLIINGHHHAAVNNVKQEEPPAVLPPLVEASSALAFDQSFPIGMQQQQQQQQQQQPYGTARDYHGRHTPSTTSSCISGDSCCDGYYSAGGDIAQQMAADRGSISWRRLSPRSGAFPPVRQLQGLLITS; via the exons ATGGATTGTTGTGTGGCGGATCGTGAGCAcgcggtggaggtggtggtgcaGGTGTACGAGCGCATCAAGATCCAGCAGCCCCTCCTCCTCGTCCACTGCTCCTCGCTGCCGCCGTCGGCCACCACCCAGCTGGCCCAGAGCCTCCTCAGCGAGGCGCTGCGAGCACTCAACGTCGCCCTCTCCGTCATGAACCAGCAACCTTCTCCTGCTCCAGCGACACCAACAAGCGTCGTCGTCAAAGCCGAGCGTCAACTACTCTCATCATCATCGCCCAGCCATGGAGCAGCACCCGATCCCGGCGAAGCAATACCGATCATGGCCAGAAGAGGCAAGAGAAGAAG AACAACAGTGGAAGCAGGCGGGAAAACCTCATCATGGGCAGGCTTGACCACTGTGCCTTACGAGGACGGCTACGAGTGGAGAAAATACGGCGAGAAGAAGATCAACGGCACCAGCTTCACAAGGAGCTACTTCAGGTGCACCTACAAGGATGACACTGGCTGCCTGGCCACAAAGCACGTCCAGCAGAAGGACAGCAGCGACCCTCCCGTGTTCCAGGTCACCTACAACAGCAAGCACACCTGCAACAATAGCTGCACGGCCACGGCTGCCAACAGCAGCGAGAGAGTGATCAGCATCAATCCTCTAATAATAAATGGTCATCATCACGCTGCCGTGAATAATGTCAAGCAAGAAGAACCACCAGCAGTGCTGCCTCCTCTTGTCGAGGCTTCTTCCGCCCTTGCTTTCGATCAATCATTTCCTATCGgtatgcagcagcagcagcagcagcagcagcagcagcaaccctACGGTACCGCAAGAGACTATCATGGGCGACATACGCCGTCGACCACAAGTTCATGCATCTCCGGCGACTCCTGCTGCGATGGATATTATTCTGCAGGAGGAGACATCGCGCAGCAGATGGCAGCAGATCGAGGAAGCATCAGCTGGAGAAGACTTTCTCCACGATCTGGAGCTTTTCCTCCTGTGCGACAGCTTCAAGGACTATTAATAACTAGCTAA
- the LOC112884606 gene encoding vacuolar-sorting receptor 1-like → MGFRSAGAMLRLLVWAAFLLGCCHGRFVVEKNSLKVTAPDDLKGTYECAIGNFGVPQYGGTMVGFVAYPKANKKACKSFEDFDISYKAKPGAFPTFLLVDRGDCYFTKKAWNAQNAGAAAILVADDKDEPLITMDTPEESGRADYLENITIPSALITKSFGDRLKKAIDNGDMVNVNLDWREALPHPDERVEYEFWTNSNDECGPKCDSQIDFVKSFKGAAQVLEKKGYTQFTPHYITWYCPEAFILSKQCKSQCINHGRYCAPDPEQDFSKGYDGKDVVVQNLRQVCVFKVAKEHKKPWLWWDYVTDFAIRCPMKEKKYTKECADGVIKSLGLDHKAIDKCIGDPDADEENPVLKAEQDAQIGKGSRGDVTILPTLVINNRQYRGKLDKGAVLKALCAGFRETTEPAVCLSEDIQTNECLENNGGCWQDKAANITACKDTFRGRVCECPVAKGVKFVGDGYTHCEASGSGRCEINNGGCWKDTRDGRTYSACTNDGCKCPDGFKGDGKHKCEDIDECKERTACQCKECKCKNTWGSYECGCSGGLLYMKEHDTCISKNGATETGWGFLWVIFFGLVAAGVAGYAVYKYRIRRYMDSEIRAIMAQYMPLDNQGDVQSHSHHIEM, encoded by the exons ATGGGGTTCCGATCCGCCGGCGCGATGCTGCGGTTGCTGGTGTGGGCAGCGTTCCTGCTGGGCTGCTGCCACGGGAGGTTCGTGGTGGAGAAGAACAGCCTCAAGGTGACGGCGCCAGATGACCTCAAGGGCACCTACGAGTGCGCCATTGGCAACTTCGGGGTCCCCCAGTACGGCGGCACCATGGTCGGCTTCGTCGCCTACCCCAAGGCCAACAAGAAGGCCTGCAAGAGCTTCGAGGATTTCGACATCTCCTACAAGGCCAAGCCGGGGGCGTTCCCCACTTTCCTACTCGTAGACAGGGGAG ATTGCTACTTCACAAAGAAGGCATGGAATGCACAGAATGCAGGAGCAGCGGCAATCCTTGTCGCTGACGACAAAGATGAACCTCTGATTACAATGGACACCCCTGAGGAAAGTGGGAGGGCAGATTATTTAGAGAACATCACTATCCCTTCAGCACTAATTACCAAGAGCTTTGGGGATAGGCTCAAGAAGGCAATCGATAATGGTGATATGGTCAATGTGAATTTGGATTGGAGGGAGGCTCTGCCCCACCCTGATGAGCGTGTTGAGTATGAATTTTGGACCAACAGTAATGATGAATGTGGCCCAAAATGCGACAGCCAGATTGATTTTGTCAAGAGCTTCAAAGGGGCAGCACAAGTACTTGAGAAGAAAGGCTACACACAGTTCACTCCTCATTATATAACCTGGTATTGCCCAGAGGCCTTCATTCTGAGCAAGCAGTGCAAGTCCCAGTGCATCAATCATGGTAGATACTGTGCACCTGACCCGGAACAGGATTTTAGCAAAGGATATGATGGGAAAGATGTGGTGGTCCAGAATTTGCGCCAAGTTTGTGTGTTTAAAGTTGCTAAGGAGCACAAGAAGCCTTGGTTATGGTGGGACTACGTTACTGATTTTGCGATTCGGTGCCCAATGAAGGAAAAGAAGTACACGAAGGAGTGTGCTGATGGAGTTATCAAGTCACTTG GCCTTGATCATAAAGCAATAGATAAATGTATTGGTGATCCAGATGCTGATGAAGAAAACCCTGTTCTGAAAGCCGAACAAGATGCGCAG ATTGGCAAGGGCTCTCGTGGTGATGTTACCATCTTACCAACTCTTGTGATCAACAATAGACAATACAGAG GGAAGCTTGACAAAGGAGCAGTTCTTAAAGCACTTTGTGCTGGTTTTCGGGAAACTACTGAGCCAGCTGTTTGCTTGAGTGAAG ATATACAAACAAATGAGTGCTTAGAGAACAATGGTGGCTGCTGGCAAGATAAGGCTGCTAACATCACTGCATGCAAG GATACTTTCCGTGGAAGAGTTTGTGAGTGTCCAGTTGCGAAAGGAGTAAAATTCGTTGGTGATGGCTATACTCATTGTGAAG CTTCCGGTTCTGGGCGATGTGAAATTAATAATGGTGGGTGTTGGAAAGACACCCGGGATGGGCGGACATACTCTGCCTGCACT AATGATGGCTGTAAATGCCCGGATGGGTTCAAGGGTGATGGTAAACACAAATGTGAAG ATATTGATGAATGCAAGGAAAGGACGGCATGTCAGTGCAAAGAATGCAAATGCAAGAACACATGGGGAAGCTATGAGTGCGGCTGCAGTGGGGGATTGCTTTACATGAAGGAGCATGATACATGCATAA GTAAAAATGGAGCAACAGAAACAGGCTGGGGCTTCTTGTGGGTTATCTTCTTTGGCCTAGTGGCGGCAGGAGTTGCAGGATATGCAGTGTACAAGTACAGGATTCGG AGGTATATGGACTCAGAGATCCGTGCCATCATGGCTCAATACATGCCCCTGGACAACCAAGGAGATGTTCAATCTCATTCTCATCATATAGAGATGTGA
- the LOC112884608 gene encoding uncharacterized protein LOC112884608 codes for MASLRHLAAGPTCHHPHGVSAATASLQLRRLPSCPRPLRSRLFTRVYALSSNDIRVGTNVEVDGAPWKVLEFLHVKPGKGAAFVRTKMRNYVTGNTVEKTFRAGSTLQEPSLSKETKQFTYKDGSQFVFMDLTTFEESRLNEADVGDKQKWLKEGMDCNLLYWNGKIIDFELPITVRLTVADTDPGASDSVQGGTKPATLETGAVVTVPSFVNVGDDILVDSRTGQYMNRA; via the exons ATGGCCTccctccgccacctcgccgccggacCCACCTGCCACCATCCCCACGGCGTCTCTGCAGCCACCGCCTCCCTCCAGCTCCGTCGCCTGCCCTCCTGCCCCCGCCCCCTCCGCTCCCGCCTCTTCACCC GGGTTTATGCGCTCTCCAGCAACGACATCAGGGTTGGCACCAACGTAGAGGTCGACGGGGCGCCATGGAAAGTTCTAG AGTTTCTCCACGTCAAGcctggaaaaggtgctgctttTGTCAGGACAAAAATGCGCAATTATGTCACCGGAAATACAGTTGAGAAAACCTTTCGAGCTGGAAGTACG CTACAAGAACCATCCCTTTCAAAGGAAACCAAGCAATTTACATACAAGGATGGCTCCCAGTTCGTGTTCATGGATCTG ACAACATTTGAAGAAAGTCGGTTAAACGAAGCAGATGTCGGTGACAAGCAAAAATGGCTGAAAGAGGGAATGGACTGCAATTTGTTGTACTGGAATGGGAAG ATCATTGATTTCGAGTTGCCCATCACAGTGAGGCTGACTGTGGCTGATACTGACCCTGGGGCAAGCGATAGTGTACAAG GAGGAACAAAGCCTGCAACCCTGGAAACTGGAGCTGTTGTTACAGTGCCCTCTTTTGTGAACGTAGGCGATGATATCCTAGTTGATTCAAGAACCGGACAGTATATGAACAGAGCATAG